aataaattttatattatgcattaatagaattttagaatttaaaaaaaaattaaaaataattagtttgctattatttcttaaaattttataaattaattttaaatattgaaatttttataaaattgtatctatcaaattgattttataatcaaaataataattacgaCGGTGTAACACATGCGTAAAACTACCAGTATTATTAAATctagaataaattatttttactgattcataattattattattatagtaaatataatCGACTTTCTACATCATCTTTTATTActgtgaaattttaaaaattgtcattgaaaagtatttttaaaaataaattaaaagcatgaatatttgttttaaaattttaaaacaattaaataaaattattaaaatgtgTAAAGTTCggaatttaattactttagttattttaatattttaaattttagtttaaccTAAAAAAATCCGAATTACATTTACATCGTGTTTAGTTAAAATCCATAaacttcataaaatttatttacaaatttaaaatttatgtgctTTGAATGAAGTGAACGTTACTTCATAACTCTATATAATCAAGTTTATATTTCTCTTTCGTGTCTTTTTtccaaatgaaataaatttcgAAATGCATCATCAAATATAGCATTAATTTTGGATTAAACTAATAGAAATCTGAACTTTTATACGTAATAAATTTGTCTAAATAAGCATTGGACCTTATCTTTAATTATCTAAAGATTCTAGAGTAAAATAGAAACGAAAACACATCAATTTTCCAATTCTAAAGATGTTCAACCTTTTTCATTTACAAACATCAATACAGCATCGAATGGTTCCAGGACAATGATAACATCAATATGTTACATGTTCCAACCAAATCAGGACGATCGAATAGGCATGTTAATCAAAGTACATAAGATATACATGTGACCATCTACAAACATATATTACCTTTTTGTTCATCAATGTCAGTTTGAAGGAAGCATGATGCATGATCAGTTGTATCTTTGTCGCCAAGTATTCTTCCAATGTTGTCCAGAGCATCCTTTGCTGCTCTATTATGAGCAATTTCTTTCTTGAGGCCGTATGTTCCTCTACCCACAAGCTGATCATCTATGAACACATCAACTGCCATGCTTTCTCTCCATAAATCCACGAactttacttttaaatttcgCTTCTGGCATACTTCATACAACTGGGTAACCGGATGTATTTTGAGTGTTTCTCGATTAATTATGGGTTCCAACAAGTCCTTAAACACCTAACTCCAAGATAAACATAATGCAAGTATTAACATTTTCATAGACCTTGCTACAATATCAATAACAaccatatattaatatatgtaGGTGCTTGTATggaaaaaagataaacaaaaaaaagaaagaagaatcgGTGCAACAAAATATACAAAGCTCTAGAGAAAAAAAGGctaaaaaatgtttaaattttagtcTACAGGACTGTAAACAGGAATAAAATGTCCAAGCCTTGTGCATAGGCCGGACCCTAATAATAGAAATGTGGCTCATGCTGTAGAAATAAGACATCCATCCAGTAAAACCATATCAGAtgaacatttcttttttgttgctGTTTTTTAGTTCTGTTTTATGTTAGGTTAATGCGCAAGTCAAGTTAAGTAATCAAATTTAGCCAGAGCGCATGATGGACGTCTTCAGTAttgtttttgaataaaaagaatgaaaaaagaagaagaaagcagTGGTATACGTGATGAGGAAGACAAAAGTACCTTCCAGACAGTATCTACTGAAGAATTGCTGTCAATGAAAACAGCACCAATGGCTGATTCAACAATGTCGGCGAGGACCTTTGGCACATCCACTAGTCCATTGGAGTGCAATGGATACTCCAAGATAGCTTGACTGAACTCTCGAATCTGCTCACATTTGATCAATAATATTGACTTTTTAATTCCTTGTGACTGCAATGTTGGTATAGAAAGCAAGACAACAACTATTGACAATaagccatatatatataatctgaTCGGGCCGACGCATAATGGGCCAAACAATTGGCGATTATTTTTATGTGCAAGTGAAACAAAATTATAGTTGCACTCTTGCTGGCAGTCTTCAACAAGAATACCAATTTCATCCTCAAATTTCTTGAACAAGTTCACGAGATCAGTCAATTAATTCATCGCCCAGATCgtaatcaatattttaattaccCAAATCGTAACAGGTCTCCATGTTCaaataacagaaaaggaaaaaaaaaaaactaaataaaaacaacttcAGTTATTTCCATAAACTTACTTGTTCTTCAAGAAGAGGTTTCTTATGACGCAAGAACCGATGAAACCCGTGCTTGACAGCAACACGTGCGAGTTTTTCAGTATCAACATTGGCAGCACGGAGCCGGGTCAAATCTCCGGGCGGCAAATTCGGGTACTTGAAGTAATGTTCTTTAGTGAAAAGGAGATTGAGGACTGAATCACCAACATGCTCTAATCGCTCGTAAGAAAAGCACTTACCAGGAAACGAAGAATCTGTAAAAGCTTCTTCTAATAAGCTTCTGTTCTTGAATTTGTATTTAAGGATCTCCTCCACTCCATCAAGACTCGGCGACTGATTTGACTCAGCTTCCTCTAACTCGGTTTCTATATCTTTGTTCATTATAATCACCGTCTCTGTTTGGTTTTGGTGTTCCATAGCGGTGATGCAATTGCagagctttttttttttttttttttttttttgggttttatttcatgtaaaatttttaaggcttttagtttatataatacGAAGGAAAATTGAGTTTGGTTTGGTATTCAGTTCACTACACGTAAAAGAGTTTTGAATGGTCAATAATGAGTTCAAGTTGACCTcttcaattttcattttatttttctttatttatttatttatttctcttaaatcattgattttcttttttagtcatgcaaattcttttctaaaaatataatatctaatcaaagaataaaatcatttaacaataaattgacgtttataaataaataatttttttggtttttaattgttaattttatttccaaTTCAGAAGTATCTAGTAGCCACAATAATACTCTTATTAATTgcctaattaattatcaataaccTTGTGTCATATCTACTAGTATGTACGAGCAGAAAAAGCCCCATGTCCTTTAGCCACCAAatccattaataaattgaCATTTCTCAAAAaggtaaaataattatttcgtatagtctttattattaattcaagTTGTCAAAAATAGAATGATGGGCTTGTCATAACATATAGCTTTATTCAGGggaaatagttaaataatttgaGTAGataaaaaactcaaaaaaaaaaatttattgacttgaaaatgtattaatatttactattaaaataaaagatatttaaataaaaaacatgtGTGATTTTGGAGAATATGATACCGGTATCAAAACAattataatcattaaatttgtGTTGTAAACCTTAACCACTGTTAAAAAAACTTACACCGGTAAAAGTGGTTATTTACTTCaattagaaagaaatagaaatatacTAATCTGACGtgattttatttcattctttttagccataacattttctttttatatttatttttattaataatcagcaatactattttcttgcaattatttttataaactcGAGTTTGCTATTTGTCAAAACCTTTTGattcttatatatttcatCAGAGATTGTTACTAAACCATTACCATATTGTCCTATAAGCAAAATCCCAGACCAACTATCTAATAGCTAATGGATACTCAATCGAACGGAAAGAATGTTGTAAATCaaaatcattaataaaataattaaatattataatatctgcttcaatatattattttattaattttttgcaTGATTAATACtatatctattattatttatgacctttgcatttaaaaataaaagataataatttaaaagatttggTGGGAACAAATTatagtaaatttaataaacaatATATGTAAAAACATAATTGTATAGTAGAAAtagattataataaatttggtgaaacaaaaaatataaattgataactataaattaatttattttactaatttaaataaaaatgaaataataataataataataataatatcatttatattattatttttaagatatgaTATTATAGATTAAATAAACTGTGACATTGTgatttagttataaattaaaacacTAGTAGGTACATTCGTGAGGGCCAAGTTTGAAGAGGCCACTAAATGAAGAGGCAGCTGCGATTTTTCAGTTGAAACTGGAAACATAATAAATAGACATTGACTAGAGCAAAAGTGTGTCTGCTGAAAAGCTCATTGCCTTTTTGCCAAAATAAAGAGCATTCTTCTTGCTCTCCAAGGCACTAGACATGCCTTTATCAAATAAATCGATACTCAAACGGCCgatctaataatttatttgaaaaacaattaaaatatagcacttatttttaaaaatgcgaaaagatatataaaaaaatttaatactgtttgagaaactaaaataaaaaaaattcaaatatataaataaatttctgaatttatttcgtttttatatttaattttataaatttaattttaattaaatcaaaattttaaaatttataggtTATGgatgtgtcttttttagtactcgcaagtgcacgaaccgttCCTATAGCAAGGataagttca
The sequence above is drawn from the Ricinus communis isolate WT05 ecotype wild-type chromosome 7, ASM1957865v1, whole genome shotgun sequence genome and encodes:
- the LOC8269564 gene encoding ribonuclease 3-like protein 3, producing the protein MEHQNQTETVIIMNKDIETELEEAESNQSPSLDGVEEILKYKFKNRSLLEEAFTDSSFPGKCFSYERLEHVGDSVLNLLFTKEHYFKYPNLPPGDLTRLRAANVDTEKLARVAVKHGFHRFLRHKKPLLEEQIREFSQAILEYPLHSNGLVDVPKVLADIVESAIGAVFIDSNSSVDTVWKVFKDLLEPIINRETLKIHPVTQLYEVCQKRNLKVKFVDLWRESMAVDVFIDDQLVGRGTYGLKKEIAHNRAAKDALDNIGRILGDKDTTDHASCFLQTDIDEQKGNICL